In Anaerostipes hadrus ATCC 29173 = JCM 17467, a single genomic region encodes these proteins:
- a CDS encoding sensor histidine kinase: MDRKNQNLYYIKILMGVINFIILSFLSAVFILTLNKINCDFGARNFLENITYLPNEPVTSTVLIFIAFFLLLGIIEIRRKQRKRQQVSVILYAAEILLCLIIIKFVYVNYNGIILLVIADIVTDIKDKHTRGIFFVIMGMIYLFSDYDIISMFIDMISFQQFLSVYPAKVSMMIQGTRNILVALNAIAFIAYMIILMRNQMKENARIGLLNLQLQTANIRLKEMNEQLKDYSEMTEKMAETRERNRIAREIHDTLGHTMTGLSAGIDACIAMIDFSVDATKEQLNKISQVARQGIKDIRRSVNKLRPDALEHSGLQEALEKMINETMQVSDVKINYDCQVEVLKFNQDEEDMIYRVVQESITNAIRHGKAKQIDVNLWKEDKWLNLEIKDNGIGCEEIHTGFGLIHIEERIKMLKGTVEYDGSNGFKVTARIPIRWGEKL, encoded by the coding sequence ATGGATCGAAAAAATCAAAATTTATATTATATCAAGATTCTGATGGGAGTCATAAATTTCATCATTTTATCCTTCCTTTCTGCAGTTTTTATTTTAACATTAAATAAGATCAATTGTGATTTTGGAGCAAGGAATTTCTTAGAGAATATCACATATCTCCCAAACGAACCAGTGACATCAACAGTGTTGATATTTATTGCTTTTTTCTTATTGTTAGGCATTATAGAAATTCGAAGAAAACAAAGAAAAAGGCAACAGGTATCTGTGATCTTATATGCAGCAGAGATTTTGTTATGTCTGATCATTATTAAATTTGTTTATGTAAATTATAATGGAATCATTCTTCTTGTCATTGCAGATATTGTAACGGATATCAAAGATAAACACACTAGGGGAATTTTCTTTGTCATCATGGGAATGATATATTTATTCTCAGACTACGATATCATATCAATGTTTATAGATATGATATCGTTCCAACAATTTTTGAGTGTATACCCGGCGAAAGTCAGTATGATGATCCAAGGAACAAGAAATATACTAGTTGCATTGAATGCGATCGCATTTATTGCATACATGATCATTTTGATGAGAAATCAGATGAAAGAGAATGCAAGGATTGGATTGTTAAACCTTCAGCTTCAGACAGCCAATATACGTTTAAAAGAAATGAATGAACAGCTGAAGGACTATTCAGAGATGACAGAGAAAATGGCGGAGACAAGGGAACGAAATCGAATTGCCAGAGAGATTCATGACACACTGGGGCATACGATGACTGGACTGTCTGCAGGAATTGACGCATGTATCGCGATGATCGATTTTTCTGTAGATGCAACGAAAGAACAGTTAAATAAAATATCACAGGTTGCAAGGCAAGGAATTAAAGATATTCGAAGATCGGTCAATAAATTAAGACCAGATGCCTTAGAGCATAGTGGATTGCAAGAAGCTTTAGAAAAGATGATCAATGAGACGATGCAGGTATCAGATGTTAAGATTAATTATGATTGTCAGGTAGAGGTCTTGAAATTCAATCAAGATGAAGAAGATATGATCTATCGTGTAGTACAGGAAAGTATTACAAATGCGATCAGGCATGGAAAAGCGAAGCAGATTGATGTAAACTTATGGAAGGAAGATAAGTGGCTCAATCTAGAGATCAAAGACAATGGAATCGGATGTGAAGAGATTCATACAGGATTTGGATTGATCCATATCGAAGAGAGGATCAAGATGTTAAAAGGAACTGTAGAATATGATGGAAGTAATGGATTTAAAGTCACAGCCAGAATACCGATCAGATGGGGTGAAAAACTATGA
- a CDS encoding PTS system mannose/fructose/N-acetylgalactosamine-transporter subunit IIB, whose product MSVSFLRIDDRMIHGQTVTRWALEYPCDGLIAVNDKAATTDALKMAYKSASTKKTFVWTYEAWKKKNQKVLDSKDNYFLITKDPIQMKKILVDDGFVPSDVKKVIVGPCNDRPGAVKLGNNQSITQEEAEALEAISKAGYEIEFALIKEASIGTWDKFRGQFGFN is encoded by the coding sequence ATGTCAGTTTCATTTTTAAGAATTGATGACCGTATGATCCATGGTCAGACAGTAACACGTTGGGCACTAGAGTATCCATGCGATGGGCTGATCGCAGTGAACGACAAAGCAGCAACAACAGATGCACTTAAGATGGCATACAAGAGTGCCAGCACAAAGAAAACATTTGTTTGGACATATGAAGCATGGAAAAAGAAAAACCAGAAAGTATTAGACAGCAAAGACAATTACTTCCTGATCACAAAAGATCCAATCCAGATGAAGAAGATCTTAGTGGATGATGGATTTGTTCCAAGTGATGTAAAGAAAGTAATCGTAGGACCATGTAATGACAGACCGGGAGCTGTCAAACTTGGTAATAACCAATCTATTACACAGGAAGAAGCAGAAGCTTTAGAAGCGATCAGCAAAGCTGGTTATGAAATCGAATTCGCACTGATCAAAGAAGCGTCCATCGGAACATGGGACAAATTCAGAGGTCAGTTTGGATTTAACTAA
- a CDS encoding response regulator transcription factor → MIKVMIADDQELIRQSLQIVLEMKEGIEVTATAKDGREVIQEVRKDKPDVILMDVRMPEMDGVQCTQIIKEQYPDVKIIILTTFDDDEYVYNALKHGASGYLLKGISMDELEKAINTVHSGGAMINPEVATKVVDFFSEMAQSNYDTSIHAQNVEEITDAEWEIIKLVGRGMSNKEISTELSLSEGTVRNYLSTILSKLDLRDRTQLAIWEVQSGSAKYGRR, encoded by the coding sequence ATGATTAAAGTAATGATAGCAGATGATCAGGAACTGATCAGACAAAGTTTACAGATCGTACTTGAGATGAAAGAAGGAATCGAAGTTACTGCAACTGCCAAGGACGGAAGAGAAGTCATTCAGGAAGTCAGGAAAGACAAGCCAGATGTTATTTTAATGGATGTGCGTATGCCAGAAATGGATGGAGTGCAATGTACACAGATCATCAAAGAACAATATCCAGATGTCAAGATCATTATTTTGACAACGTTCGATGATGATGAGTATGTATACAATGCATTAAAACATGGAGCAAGTGGTTATCTGTTAAAAGGAATTTCTATGGATGAATTAGAAAAAGCGATCAATACAGTACATAGCGGCGGGGCCATGATCAATCCAGAAGTGGCAACAAAGGTGGTCGATTTCTTCTCTGAAATGGCACAAAGCAATTATGATACATCAATTCATGCACAGAATGTAGAAGAGATCACAGATGCAGAATGGGAGATCATTAAATTAGTCGGAAGAGGCATGTCAAATAAAGAAATCTCGACGGAACTAAGCCTTTCCGAAGGAACTGTACGAAATTATCTCAGCACGATCTTAAGTAAACTAGACCTAAGAGACAGAACCCAGCTTGCAATCTGGGAAGTACAGTCAGGTTCAGCCAAATACGGGAGAAGATAG
- a CDS encoding PTS mannose/fructose/sorbose/N-acetylgalactosamine transporter subunit IIC, with protein MTISWLQAIILGIFACLSSMPGMGGTTIGNYTLGRPLVAGLVCGIVLGDIQAGVLVGAAMQVVYIALVTPGGTVSADVRAVSYIGIPLAMLALNSYGLDPASAKGISMATSFGAMVGTIGTVLFYGTATINLVWQHIGWQAVEKGEFKRLYVVDMVLPWISHIICSFLPAVVMCKLGVPVVEAIKTTLPMDGIAMKTLFTVGSLLPCVGIAILLKQVVTKAVDFIPFFFGFTLAASMGLNLVSVTVVAAMFAIIYYNIKMVGIRAKEAALASGGSFDDDDEEDI; from the coding sequence ATGACAATTAGTTGGTTACAAGCAATCATTTTAGGTATTTTTGCCTGCTTATCCAGTATGCCTGGTATGGGAGGTACAACCATTGGTAACTACACATTAGGAAGACCATTAGTTGCAGGTCTTGTCTGTGGTATCGTACTTGGAGATATTCAGGCAGGTGTTTTAGTCGGTGCGGCAATGCAGGTTGTATATATCGCATTGGTTACACCAGGAGGAACTGTATCAGCAGACGTTCGTGCCGTATCTTATATCGGTATTCCACTGGCAATGTTAGCATTAAATTCATACGGATTAGATCCTGCATCAGCAAAAGGTATCTCCATGGCAACATCATTTGGAGCAATGGTAGGAACAATCGGTACAGTATTATTCTATGGAACAGCAACGATCAACCTTGTATGGCAGCACATTGGATGGCAGGCCGTTGAAAAAGGTGAATTCAAGAGATTATACGTTGTAGATATGGTTCTTCCATGGATTTCTCATATCATCTGCAGCTTCTTACCAGCAGTTGTAATGTGTAAATTAGGAGTTCCAGTTGTAGAAGCGATCAAAACAACATTACCAATGGATGGAATTGCAATGAAAACACTGTTTACAGTAGGTAGCTTACTTCCTTGCGTAGGTATTGCGATCTTATTAAAACAGGTAGTAACAAAAGCAGTTGACTTTATACCATTCTTCTTCGGATTTACATTAGCAGCAAGTATGGGATTAAACCTTGTATCAGTAACAGTTGTAGCAGCAATGTTCGCAATTATTTACTACAACATTAAAATGGTAGGAATCAGAGCAAAAGAAGCAGCCTTAGCTTCTGGCGGTTCCTTTGACGATGATGACGAGGAGGATATTTAA
- a CDS encoding PTS sugar transporter subunit IIA translates to MKYVVLVSHGTFAPGLHSVLKMLAGGEREDVISVGLEDGMSADEFAEKFSNAISKITEDDEIILLGDIVGGSPLTNAIEQVSNKGLIGQTVIFGGMNLAMALTATLMKDGVDTDMLKDSLINEAKDAVKEFVMTSANDDEEDDI, encoded by the coding sequence ATGAAATACGTAGTATTAGTCAGCCACGGAACATTTGCACCAGGACTTCACAGTGTACTTAAGATGTTAGCTGGTGGAGAAAGAGAAGACGTGATCAGCGTCGGATTAGAGGACGGAATGAGTGCTGATGAATTCGCAGAGAAATTCAGCAATGCGATCAGCAAGATCACAGAAGACGATGAGATCATTCTTCTTGGTGACATTGTGGGTGGATCACCTCTTACAAATGCAATTGAACAGGTATCAAATAAAGGACTGATCGGTCAGACAGTGATCTTTGGTGGAATGAACCTGGCAATGGCATTGACAGCAACATTAATGAAAGACGGCGTAGACACAGACATGCTAAAAGACAGCTTGATCAATGAGGCAAAAGATGCAGTTAAAGAATTTGTTATGACATCAGCAAACGATGATGAAGAAGACGATATTTAA
- a CDS encoding ABC transporter substrate-binding protein, with protein MRQKLEKWWKRIIAVGLVISLLSVGFVIYPKQQKIVLTFGMFAGNKWDVPDDNCYQMIDQVIKEFEKEYPNVTIKYESGVMKDDYSEWLSQKALKGDLPDVFMVLPEDFSTFSSVGMLKNLDSYTKIDKAFKKSNYYEGSYDAGTYKGTQYALPYESVPTLMLVNKTLLKKEHIKMPGNHWTWDDFYKICQKVTKDTDGDGRLDQFGVYNYKWNDATLSNGGTLFNQSGTKCNLSSEPIENAILFTKKIEKISSFRNLTSDDFDSGNIAFRPMTFSEFRTYKPYPWKINKYFDFKWDCIRFPSGPDGENKTQVDNLLMGISNQTKQGDMAWQFLKKLCYETKTQQKIFQYRQGISPLKAVTNSKQAQQVLEKSMGENMTDKMKLLDELMNNALQIPKFRRYNEAYQKIDSEMTRILTDEEEFDSNILKLKQEIDKFLNQ; from the coding sequence ATGAGACAGAAACTAGAAAAATGGTGGAAACGAATCATTGCTGTTGGATTGGTCATAAGTTTATTATCTGTTGGTTTTGTGATCTATCCCAAACAACAAAAAATTGTTTTAACCTTTGGAATGTTTGCAGGAAACAAGTGGGATGTTCCAGATGATAATTGCTATCAGATGATCGATCAAGTAATCAAAGAATTTGAAAAAGAATATCCGAATGTCACGATCAAATACGAAAGTGGTGTGATGAAAGATGATTATTCAGAATGGCTGTCACAAAAGGCACTAAAAGGAGATCTGCCAGATGTTTTTATGGTCTTGCCAGAAGATTTTAGCACATTTTCATCCGTAGGAATGTTAAAGAACTTAGACTCCTATACAAAGATTGATAAAGCGTTCAAAAAAAGCAACTATTATGAAGGAAGTTATGATGCTGGAACCTATAAGGGAACGCAATATGCTCTTCCATACGAAAGTGTACCAACTTTGATGCTAGTCAATAAGACACTACTAAAAAAAGAGCATATCAAAATGCCAGGGAATCACTGGACTTGGGATGATTTTTATAAGATCTGTCAAAAAGTAACCAAAGATACCGATGGAGATGGCCGTTTAGACCAATTTGGTGTATATAATTATAAATGGAATGATGCAACTCTGAGCAATGGCGGAACATTGTTTAATCAAAGTGGAACAAAATGCAACTTGTCATCCGAACCAATTGAAAATGCAATCCTCTTTACAAAGAAGATTGAAAAAATATCATCTTTTCGAAATCTGACATCTGATGATTTTGATTCTGGAAATATTGCATTTCGTCCTATGACATTTTCAGAATTTAGAACGTATAAACCATATCCATGGAAGATCAATAAATACTTTGATTTCAAATGGGATTGTATCAGATTCCCTTCCGGACCAGATGGAGAGAATAAGACACAGGTAGATAATCTGCTGATGGGAATCAGCAATCAGACCAAGCAAGGAGATATGGCATGGCAGTTTTTAAAGAAATTATGTTATGAAACAAAGACACAGCAAAAGATCTTTCAGTATCGTCAGGGAATCTCACCATTAAAAGCTGTGACGAATTCAAAACAAGCACAGCAGGTATTAGAAAAAAGCATGGGTGAGAATATGACAGATAAAATGAAATTGTTAGATGAACTCATGAACAATGCCTTGCAGATTCCAAAATTCCGAAGATACAATGAAGCCTACCAAAAGATTGACAGTGAGATGACAAGAATTCTTACAGATGAAGAAGAATTTGATTCCAATATCTTGAAACTAAAACAAGAGATTGATAAGTTTTTAAATCAGTAA
- a CDS encoding sugar ABC transporter substrate-binding protein — protein MNQQSKKNLTNRIVALAGITVFAFFIGIYVCVFSNYLEQHNTRKKLFGATYMTMNNEFYKIVNNQIRMQVEKNGDQMITLDPALDQKKQNEQIKQLVKRKVDAIFLNPVDWKAVEPGLVAAKKAKIPVIVIDSQVYRSDLVAMTIVSDNYKAGVLCAKEMMKQKDQANIVLLTHNAARSAVDRINGFLDTIKNNKNYKILASADTQGQIERALPKVDKIIEEYQNIDIVMGLNDPAAMGALAALDSKGAREGVLVYGIDGSPEGKKLIKEGMMTGTAAQSPKQMADTAVNAAYQILQGEKVEKKKVISVQMITKKNVEQTDISRWQ, from the coding sequence ATGAACCAACAATCAAAAAAAAATCTAACCAATAGGATTGTCGCTTTAGCAGGAATCACAGTTTTTGCTTTTTTTATTGGAATTTATGTCTGTGTATTTTCAAACTATTTGGAACAGCATAACACAAGAAAAAAATTATTCGGTGCAACTTATATGACGATGAATAATGAATTCTATAAGATAGTTAATAACCAGATTCGGATGCAGGTTGAGAAGAATGGGGACCAGATGATCACATTAGATCCAGCACTCGATCAGAAGAAGCAGAATGAACAGATTAAACAGTTGGTCAAACGAAAAGTAGATGCGATTTTTCTAAATCCAGTAGACTGGAAAGCAGTAGAACCAGGACTTGTAGCTGCAAAGAAAGCGAAGATTCCCGTGATTGTTATCGACTCACAGGTTTACAGAAGTGATCTCGTCGCAATGACGATCGTGTCAGATAACTACAAGGCAGGCGTTTTATGTGCCAAGGAAATGATGAAGCAAAAAGATCAGGCGAATATCGTCTTGTTAACACATAATGCAGCAAGATCTGCGGTAGATCGTATCAATGGATTTTTAGATACGATCAAGAACAATAAAAACTATAAGATTCTTGCATCTGCAGATACTCAAGGACAGATTGAACGTGCACTTCCTAAGGTAGATAAGATTATCGAAGAATACCAGAACATAGATATTGTCATGGGATTAAATGACCCAGCGGCGATGGGAGCTTTGGCGGCTCTTGACAGCAAGGGTGCAAGAGAAGGGGTTCTTGTATACGGAATCGATGGTTCGCCAGAAGGGAAAAAGCTGATCAAAGAAGGTATGATGACAGGAACAGCGGCACAATCTCCCAAACAGATGGCAGACACAGCGGTCAATGCGGCATACCAGATTCTGCAAGGGGAGAAAGTAGAGAAGAAAAAGGTAATCTCTGTTCAAATGATAACAAAAAAGAATGTAGAGCAGACTGATATTAGCCGTTGGCAGTAA
- a CDS encoding NAD(+) synthase, which yields MKDGFIKVSAATPKIKVADPAYNTEEILKIIDETEKNGASILVFSELTISGYTCGDLFLQQPLLTECKNQLLRIVKATENKSMLVVVGCPIVIKQKLYNCAVVISDGSILGIVPKTHLPNYSEFYELRHFTSGEGLEEDLWFGEEFGYVNVAVNQLFKCKEIPELVVACEICEDLWVPLPPSTYHAMAGATVICNPSASVETTTKESYRRSLVSNQSARLLAAYIYADAGEGESTQDVVYSGHHLICENGSVLAEAKRFTNEIIYADIDVQKLAAERRKMTSFPGGQTDDYFEQEFSLEVKENKITRTFPKAPFVPDNQDERDKRCDEILSLQSMGLKKRLEHTNCKHAVVGISGGLDSTLAVLVTARAFDLLDIPRENLICVTMPCFGTTDRTYQNAVSLIKELGATLKEVRIEKAVRQHFADIGHDENNHDVTYENSQARERTQILMDMANQYNGMVIGTGDMSELALGWATYNGDHMSMYAVNCSVPKTLVRYLVLYYAETTDNKKLSEVLMDVLDTPVSPELLPPVDGVISQKTEDLVGPYELHDFFLYYMLRFGFPKAKLYRMAKLTFDGVYDDETIKKWLDKFYWRFFSQQFKRSCLPDGPKVGSVAVSPRGDLRMPSDASPTAWL from the coding sequence ATGAAAGATGGATTTATCAAAGTTTCAGCCGCAACACCAAAGATCAAAGTGGCAGATCCTGCATACAATACAGAAGAAATTTTAAAGATCATCGATGAGACAGAAAAAAATGGAGCAAGTATTCTGGTATTTTCTGAATTAACGATCAGTGGATATACATGTGGTGATCTATTCTTGCAGCAGCCACTTTTAACAGAATGTAAAAATCAGCTTTTAAGAATTGTGAAAGCAACTGAAAATAAGAGTATGTTAGTTGTTGTAGGATGTCCGATCGTTATAAAACAAAAATTATATAACTGTGCGGTTGTGATCAGTGATGGCAGTATTTTAGGAATCGTGCCAAAAACACATTTACCAAACTATTCAGAATTTTATGAATTACGTCATTTTACATCTGGAGAAGGATTAGAAGAAGATCTTTGGTTTGGAGAAGAATTTGGTTATGTAAATGTAGCCGTGAATCAGTTATTCAAATGCAAAGAGATTCCAGAACTTGTGGTAGCATGTGAAATCTGTGAAGATCTCTGGGTACCACTTCCACCAAGCACATATCACGCAATGGCAGGAGCAACGGTGATCTGTAATCCATCTGCAAGTGTAGAGACAACAACAAAAGAATCTTATCGAAGAAGCCTTGTATCAAATCAGTCAGCAAGATTGTTAGCGGCTTATATCTATGCTGATGCAGGAGAAGGAGAATCCACACAGGATGTTGTATACAGTGGACACCATCTCATCTGTGAAAATGGTTCAGTTTTAGCAGAAGCAAAACGATTTACAAATGAGATTATCTATGCAGATATCGATGTGCAGAAATTGGCAGCAGAACGAAGAAAGATGACTTCTTTCCCAGGAGGCCAAACAGATGATTATTTTGAACAGGAATTTTCACTAGAAGTCAAGGAAAACAAGATCACAAGAACATTCCCGAAAGCACCATTTGTACCAGATAATCAAGATGAAAGAGATAAACGATGCGATGAAATCTTATCTTTACAGTCTATGGGACTTAAGAAACGTCTGGAACACACAAACTGCAAACATGCAGTCGTAGGAATTTCAGGTGGATTAGATTCCACATTAGCAGTCTTAGTTACAGCAAGAGCCTTTGATCTGTTAGACATTCCAAGAGAAAACCTGATTTGTGTGACAATGCCATGTTTTGGAACAACAGACAGAACTTACCAGAATGCCGTATCCCTGATCAAAGAATTAGGAGCGACACTCAAAGAAGTAAGAATCGAAAAAGCAGTCCGCCAGCATTTTGCAGATATCGGGCATGATGAAAATAACCACGATGTAACTTATGAAAACTCTCAGGCAAGAGAAAGAACACAGATTCTGATGGATATGGCAAATCAGTACAATGGTATGGTCATCGGAACTGGAGACATGTCAGAATTAGCGCTTGGTTGGGCAACATATAATGGCGATCATATGTCCATGTATGCAGTGAACTGTTCTGTACCAAAGACATTAGTACGCTATCTTGTACTCTATTATGCTGAAACAACAGATAATAAGAAATTATCAGAAGTACTGATGGATGTCCTAGACACACCAGTCAGCCCAGAATTATTGCCACCAGTTGATGGAGTCATCTCACAGAAGACAGAAGACTTAGTCGGACCATACGAACTGCACGATTTCTTCTTATATTATATGTTACGATTTGGATTCCCAAAAGCTAAACTATACCGCATGGCAAAATTAACATTTGACGGTGTATATGATGATGAAACGATCAAGAAATGGCTGGATAAATTTTACTGGAGATTCTTCAGCCAGCAGTTTAAACGTTCATGTCTGCCAGACGGACCTAAGGTAGGTAGTGTGGCGGTATCACCTCGTGGAGATCTACGAATGCCTAGTGATGCTAGTCCAACGGCTTGGTTGTAG
- a CDS encoding PTS system mannose/fructose/sorbose family transporter subunit IID, whose translation MAEKKLSKKALNKSFRNWAYGNLTCFSQEHMQTFGYLCAMLPLVEELYDTKEEQKEAMNTYTAFFNTEPQVGSIIVGITAGLEEAKANGNEDIDAEAINGIRAGLMGPLAGIGDSLVVGTLIPILLGIALGLSTGGSVVGPIFYIVAWNLIMAFGMKFLYFKGYELGGKAVDILVGEQATAIREAIVMLGTMVVGSVAATWVSVKTSFHLVNSAGKEFLNLQNQLDGVYPGFLTAAFVIFCWWLMSKKKVSPVVTMLILVVVAFIGVMIGFFNPGLKY comes from the coding sequence ATGGCAGAGAAAAAACTATCTAAAAAAGCGTTAAATAAATCATTCCGTAACTGGGCTTATGGAAACTTAACATGTTTCTCTCAGGAACATATGCAGACATTTGGTTATCTGTGTGCAATGCTTCCATTGGTAGAAGAGTTATATGATACAAAAGAAGAACAGAAAGAAGCAATGAATACATACACAGCTTTCTTTAATACAGAACCACAGGTTGGATCTATCATCGTAGGTATCACAGCTGGTCTTGAGGAAGCAAAAGCAAATGGAAATGAAGATATCGATGCAGAAGCAATCAATGGTATCCGTGCCGGTCTTATGGGACCTTTAGCAGGTATTGGTGATTCCTTAGTTGTAGGTACATTAATTCCTATCTTACTTGGTATCGCACTGGGATTATCAACAGGTGGATCTGTCGTAGGACCGATCTTCTATATCGTAGCATGGAACTTGATCATGGCATTTGGAATGAAGTTCTTATACTTCAAAGGATATGAACTGGGTGGAAAAGCCGTAGATATCCTGGTTGGTGAGCAAGCAACCGCGATCCGTGAAGCAATCGTTATGTTAGGAACAATGGTTGTTGGATCTGTAGCAGCAACATGGGTATCAGTAAAAACATCATTCCATCTTGTAAACAGTGCAGGAAAAGAATTCTTAAATCTTCAGAATCAGTTAGACGGAGTATATCCAGGATTCTTAACAGCAGCTTTTGTAATCTTCTGTTGGTGGTTAATGTCAAAGAAAAAAGTATCTCCAGTTGTTACAATGTTGATCTTAGTAGTTGTAGCATTTATCGGAGTTATGATCGGATTCTTTAACCCAGGATTAAAATACTAA
- the prfA gene encoding peptide chain release factor 1: protein MFDKLEGLVDRLDTVLQELNDPDVAGNQNRFRDLMKEQNELTPIVEKYKEYKAEKQNIEDSLMLLEEESDEEMKELAKEELNESKANVERLEEELKILLIPKDPMDDKNIIVEMRAGAGGDEAGLFVADVARMYRNYAESKRWKVNTLSFNESGIGGFKELVFMVSGQGAYSRFKYESGVHRVQRIPATESGGRIHTSTITVAIMPEVEDVEVEIDMNDCKFDVFRASGNGGQCVNTTDSAVRLTHIPTGIVVSCQDEKSQLKNKDKALKVLRSRLYELEQQKAHDEEAAKRKSQIGTGDRSEKIRTYNYPQGRVTDHRIKLTLHKLDSIMNGDLDELIDSLTAADQAAKLSNMEEE, encoded by the coding sequence ATGTTTGATAAGTTAGAAGGTTTAGTAGATCGTCTGGACACTGTACTGCAGGAATTGAATGATCCAGATGTAGCAGGTAACCAGAATCGTTTCCGTGATCTGATGAAAGAACAAAATGAGCTGACACCGATCGTGGAAAAATACAAAGAATACAAAGCAGAGAAACAGAATATCGAAGATAGTTTGATGCTTTTAGAAGAAGAGTCTGACGAAGAGATGAAAGAACTTGCCAAGGAAGAACTGAATGAATCTAAGGCAAATGTGGAAAGATTAGAAGAAGAGTTAAAGATTCTCTTAATTCCAAAGGATCCAATGGATGACAAGAATATCATCGTTGAGATGCGTGCCGGTGCCGGTGGAGATGAAGCTGGGTTATTCGTCGCTGACGTTGCACGTATGTATCGAAATTATGCAGAAAGCAAACGTTGGAAAGTAAATACATTAAGTTTTAATGAGAGTGGAATCGGTGGATTTAAAGAACTTGTATTCATGGTATCTGGACAGGGTGCATACTCAAGATTCAAGTACGAAAGCGGTGTACACCGTGTACAGAGAATCCCTGCAACAGAGTCTGGAGGAAGAATCCATACATCTACAATTACGGTAGCGATCATGCCAGAAGTGGAAGATGTGGAAGTAGAGATCGATATGAATGATTGTAAGTTTGATGTATTCCGTGCATCAGGAAATGGTGGACAGTGTGTCAATACAACAGACTCTGCGGTACGTTTAACACATATTCCAACAGGAATCGTTGTATCATGCCAGGATGAAAAATCCCAGTTAAAGAATAAGGACAAAGCGTTAAAGGTATTACGTTCCCGTCTGTATGAATTAGAACAGCAGAAAGCACATGATGAAGAAGCAGCAAAGAGAAAGAGCCAGATCGGTACAGGAGACCGTTCTGAAAAGATCAGAACATACAATTATCCACAGGGTCGTGTTACAGATCACAGAATCAAGCTGACACTTCACAAATTAGATTCTATCATGAACGGTGATTTAGATGAATTGATCGACAGCTTAACAGCAGCAGATCAGGCAGCAAAATTAAGTAACATGGAAGAAGAATAA